The Candidatus Bathyarchaeota archaeon nucleotide sequence AGACCATGCGTTTTCATAACAAATTTGGATTTCCCATCGAGGGTCAAAGATAGAATGAAAGAGTTAGGATTAAAAGCTAAAAATTCGTTTTTAAATAAGAATTTGAAATTTATCGATTGTTATTCAGAAACGGCTGGACAAAAATCAAGTGAAGAATATAGCATATCTTCCTTGGGTGATTTAACCACATTAGGGGTAAAATTATCCTCTTGCCTTAATGAATTGGATAAGAACACGGATGTCTTTATGGATTCACTCAATCCCTTGTTTACTCTGCTCAAACCCGATGACATACTCAATTTTATTCACTCTACTAGCGCAAAAGTAAAAGGTATCAATGGAAGATTCTTCTTCACTGTCAGCACAGGAATAGAAGAGGAAATAAGATCTAAATTAGAAAGCACATCGGATGGCGTGATTGAACTACAGATATATGAATCAGAGGAGAAATATAACCGAAGGTTTAGGATTAAAAAACTGCAAAAAGAACACTTTGATGAGTGGGTCGACTTCTCTATCAAAGATAAGAAAGGAATTATTTTCCACTTGAAAAAGAAGCCTAAAAAGAACTAAAATACCTTATCTTTGGGATAGACTTCAATTCCTTTATTCGTAATCTGATAGGGTCTAAGTTGTGTGTCGTGTTGTATGCCACGCATTTTTTCAATCTGAATGGCTCGAATGACATTGCCGCTATGTATGATCGTATGCAGTAAGATTACTCCCTGGGAAAGAAATTCTTCTATTTGGAAAGAGCGTTCCAATTCGCCTGTTCTCATTTCTGTGGTAATTAATGATGTGCAACCGCTTTCTATTAATGAATCAAAAAAGTATAGCAACGCTTTTCTTCTTTTGGATATTTGGCTATACCGCAATACTAAGGTAGTAATTGGATCGATAGCAATTCTTTGTATATTCTCTTCATCAATTATTTTCCTTATTGTACGAATCAAACCTTCCAAAGTAAGTTCAGGAAAACGTAAAAAGTCTGTTGAAATGAGCACCTTATCTTCGGTCCTATAAACACTCTTTGCCACTCTGATTGGAGTAGCATCTAAAAATACAATCTTTCCCTCTTTTTCTAATTTATCAAGCTTCCAGCCGAAAGAAAGAAAATTCTCTTTGATTTGCTCGGGCTTCTCATCCATTGTAATGTATAATCCTCTCTCCCCAGAGAGAGCACCTTTTTGAAGGAATTGCATAAGCAGAGTTGTTTTTCCAGAACCAGGACTTCCTACTACCAGGATACACTTGCCTTTGGGCAAACCTCCACCGAGTAATTCATCCAGACCTTGAATACCAGTAGATATCTGTTTCATATCACTTCACGAATTATCAAATGTAAATAGCTTCAGTTTGCATTAAAAGCTTTACCGATTTAATTAGAATAACACTCAATCAAGATAAAAATAAAGCATCATGTAAAAAAAACGAAGGTTAATGCTTTCTATTTTAATTATTTAAACTCTATGTTTTTGTAAAGTTTTAATTTTGATTAAGAAATAGCTTGTAGCGAGTCAAATATTTGACGCTAGTGTCAGATTCATCTCTATAAACATTTCAAAACTGTAAAATTTTATTTTTTATATAAAACGGATCCAGAGTTAAGAAATGTCTAAAATTACGACATTCCAATTTTCTTTCATTAGTTGGTAAGGATTACTTGTACATATTTATAGAATATTTTCACGGTTCAAATTTGGGTGCTCGCACCAAGGTACCGGGGTTATACAGATCTAACGTCTTTTTCAGCCACGTGGAAGTGCAAAAACATAACGTGGAACTTTTTATTAGAAAACACTCACTATTTGGGAAACATTTTATGAGTATTTGTTAATAATACTATAATAAGGTAATAATGGGATTATTAGATAAACATAAAAAGAAGAAAGAAGAAACTGCTGAGGCATGGTCTGATAAGGGTTTAGCATTAGGAGATCTTGAAGGTATGCTTGATAGGAAAATAAAAATTCTGGGTTTTGCTGGCAGTCTAAGAAAGGATTCCTATAACAAAATGGCCCTTAACGCCGCAACAGAACTAATACCAAATAATGCAGAAATAGAAATTTTTGACCTAGAAGGAATTCCCCCATTCAACCAAGATTTGGAGCAGAATATGCCAAAAAAAGTAAAAGAATTCAAGACAAAAATTAGAGAGGCTGATGCGATCTTAATCGCTACACCAGAATATAATTATTCTATTCCGGGGATTCTAAAAAATGCAATAGATTGGGCATCCAGACCGTACGGTGACAATGCTTTTGATAGTAAGCCAGTGGCTATAATGGGAGCTTCAATAGGCACACTCGGCACAGCGAGAGCACAATATCATCTTCGTCAGTCTTTTGTTTTCTTAAACATGTA carries:
- a CDS encoding NAD(P)H-dependent oxidoreductase; amino-acid sequence: MLDRKIKILGFAGSLRKDSYNKMALNAATELIPNNAEIEIFDLEGIPPFNQDLEQNMPKKVKEFKTKIREADAILIATPEYNYSIPGILKNAIDWASRPYGDNAFDSKPVAIMGASIGTLGTARAQYHLRQSFVFLNMYPINSPEVLIPVAQEKFDDNGNLKDEYTKEMIKKLIIALIEWVEKLNK
- a CDS encoding AAA family ATPase, encoding MKQISTGIQGLDELLGGGLPKGKCILVVGSPGSGKTTLLMQFLQKGALSGERGLYITMDEKPEQIKENFLSFGWKLDKLEKEGKIVFLDATPIRVAKSVYRTEDKVLISTDFLRFPELTLEGLIRTIRKIIDEENIQRIAIDPITTLVLRYSQISKRRKALLYFFDSLIESGCTSLITTEMRTGELERSFQIEEFLSQGVILLHTIIHSGNVIRAIQIEKMRGIQHDTQLRPYQITNKGIEVYPKDKVF